The DNA segment GTTTTATTTCGTTGTTTTATTAAGCCTTTTTCCGCCCGCCGAAAAATTTTTTTCACGGGACGGATCCGGCCTTGCCGGGGGAAGCTCCCGGCCGCCCCACGGCGGAAAAATCTTTTTGTTTTGTTTTGCGCCGCGCCGTCAATTTTATGATAAAATAAATTGTCAGTGCGCGCAGCAAGCCATATCACTTCAGCGGAGGTTAAAATGAAGGCCAGTACAATTTTCGAGACGACCCTGCCGAGCGTCATACACAACAACGAGATAGCGGCGGAAATGGTAAAAATCGGCAAAGAGCGCGGTTATCCGATACACAAGGCCAAACTTTACAAACAGCTTGGCAAATACGCCGGTTTTGCCAAAGACTATATGATCAGCGCCGAGAAACTGCCGCCCATACCCGGGGGCTGGCGCGTGCTGATAGAGTCTTTTGAGCCGCAGACGCGCGAAATAATGGTGAACGTGGCGATAACGGCGGAGGGCGGAGTAAAAAAAGGCGCCATAAACAACTTGGTCCTGCGGATGCTTGACGAATACAAAAAAGAAGGGCTGGACTTGACGGTCGACGACGAGGTCAAAGACTTCTTCGGCAACGCGGTGAGGGTGATTAAGGCCGCCGGCCATCCGATCCTTTTGGAAATGCTGGAAGAGTTCATTGAAAACATGCGCTGAGCGCCGCGCATACCCATACAGGGGAAGCTCTGACGGCGCGGCCCAAGGCGCGTGGGCTGGGGGGAAATTGCGCGTTTCAGCGGAGGGGGGCATGGCGCTTGAACATTAAAGAAACCCTCGCGGCGGCGATAGAGGCCGCCTGCGGGCGGGCGATAAGCGACGGGACGCTTCCCGCCGGCAAGCTGCCGGCGGCGCAGCTTGATGTGCCGCCGCAGAAGTCTTTCGGCGACTTTGCCACAAATTTCGCCATGCAGGCGGCGAAGAGTTTGCGGGTCAATCCGCGCGCCTTGGCGCTGGCGGTTGAGAAAAACATCGAATGTCCTTTGCTGGATAAGATAGAGATAGTAAATCCGGGGTTCATGAATTTCTTTTTGAAAAAGGAATGGCTGTATGAGTCGCTGGCGCGTATTGCCGCGCAGGGGGGCGATTACGGCAACCTGCCGAAAAAAAGCGGCGAATATATCCAGGTGGAATTTGTCAGCGCCAACCCTACCGGCCCTTTGCACATCGGGCACGGCCGGGGGGCGGCGGTGGGCAGCGCCTTGGTCAGCCTGCTGCGGGCGGCCGGCTATGAGGTGGCATCCGAGTATTACATAAACGACGCGGGCAACCAGATAAACAACTTGGCCGCTTCCGTGAACGCCAGATATCTGGAGCTTTTGAAGGTGCCCTGCGATTTCCCGGAGGACGGCTATCACGGCGCCGATATAGTCGCCACCGCCGAAAGGATTGTAAAGGCCGACGGCGACAAGTATCTTGGCCTGTCAACCAAAGACCGCATAGCGCTCTTTCGCGCGATAGCGCTCAAGGAAAAAATCGCCATTTTGCGGGAGGATCTGGAAGCTTTTCGCGTCCGCTTCGACAGTTGGTTCAGCGAACAAACGCTGCACGACGGCGGCGCGATAGAAAAGTGCTGCGCGGATCTATCCGGGCGCGGCTACCTGTACGAAAAAGACGGGGCGAAATGGCTCCGCTCCACCTCTTTCGGCGACGACAAAGACCGGGTGGTCATACGGGAAAACGGCGCGCCGACTTATCTGGCGGCCGACATCGCCTATCACGAGAACAAGTTTTCCCGCGGCTTTACCCGCCTCGTCAATCTCTGGGGGGCGGACCACCACGGTTATATAAAGCGCATGAAAGCCGCCTGCGCAGCGCTCGGTTATGACGGCGGCCGTTTGGAAGTGCTTATACTGCAAATGGTCAGTTTGTTCCGCGACGGGGAACTGGTCAAGATGTCCAAAAGGACGGGGCAGAGCGTAACCTTGAATGAATTGGTCGAAGAAGTCGGCACGGATGCCGCGCGCTTTTTTTTCGTCATGCGCTCCATCGACAGCCAGTTGGATTTTGATATAAATCTGGCGATTGAAAAGGCGCCCGAAAATCCAGTTTATTACATTCAGTACGCGCACGCCCGCATTTGCAGCGTATTCAGGCAAATGGCGGAAACGGGCGCGGTTTTGGGCGAGGCGGCGGATCTGTCCCTGCTGCGGGAAGAATGTGAGCTGGAACTGATAAGGAAACTGGACGCTTACGCCGGCGAGATCGAAAGCGCGGCCAAAGACCGCGCCCCGCATCGAATAGCGCGTTTCGCCCATGAACTTACGGGGCTTTTCCATTCTTTTTATCAGCAGTGCCGGATACTCGGCGTGGAGGAAAATACGCAGGCGGCGCGGCTGACGCTGGCCCGCGCGGTCAGGGACTGTTTGCGGCACTCGCTGGGGCTGTTGGGCATAAGCGCGCCGGAATATATGTAAGGCCGCGGGACACGTGAGCGAAGGCAAGCGCCGGGCATGTTGCCGGCGCTTGCCGTAAACGTCAGGAGGTCAATATGGCAAAGTATATTTTCGTTACCGGCGGCGTGGTTTCGTCCCTCGGCAAAGGCATTACGGCGGCGGCGCTGGGCAGGCTGCTGAAAAGCCGCGGCCTCAAAGTAACCATACAGAAATTTGACCCTTATATAAACGTAGATCCCGGCACAATGAGCCCCTACCAGCATGGGGAGGTTTTCGTCACGGACGACGGCGGCGAAACCGATCTTGACCTCGGGCACTACGAACGGTTCATTGACGTCAATCTGAGCAAAAATTCCAGCGTTACCACCGGCAAGATATACCAGTCGGTTATCAACAAAGAGCGCAAGGGCGAATACCTCGGCAGCACGGTGCAGGTGATACCGCACATCACCAACGAGATCAAGGAGCGCATCTACCGGGTCGGGCGCGAGGACAACGCCGATATTGTCATCACCGAGATCGGCGGCACGGTCGGCGACATAGAAAGCCAGCCGTTTCTTGAGGCTATCCGGCAGATTAAAAAGGATCTGCCCAAAAATGACGTTTTATACATACATGTTACCCTGCTGCCTTATATCGAGGCGGCGGGCGAACTTAAAACCAAGCCCACCCAGCACAGCGTCAAGGAGCTGCGCGGCATCGGCATCACTCCCGATATCATCGTTTGCCGTACCAAGCATCGCATATCGGACGATATGCGCGACAAATTGGCGCTGTTTTGTGACATTGACGCCGAAGCGGTCATCCACAACTATACGGCCGCCAGCATTTACCAAGTGCCGCTCATGCTTGAACAGCAAGGCATGGACCGCATAGTGATGGAAAAGCTGGCTTTGCCGGAACGCCCCAAGGATTTGAGCGACTGGCGCGCAATGGTGGACAAGATATTGAACCAGCGGCAGGAGCGCGCCGCGACAATCGCCATCGTCGGCAAATACGTCAACTTGCGCGACGCCTACTTGAGCGTGTCGGAGGCGCTCAAGCACGCCGGCATACATAACGGCGCGGCCGTAAACATACGATGGATAAACGCCGAGGAAATAGAAAACGCCGGCGCCAACCTTTCCGAAGCGTTGAGCGGCGCCAACGGCGTGCTGGTTCCGGGCGGCTTCGGCGAGCGCGGCATTGAGGGGAAAATAAACGCCATAAGATATGCGCGGGAAAACAAGCTGCCGTTTTTTGGCCTGTGCCTCGGCATGCAGTGCGCGGTTGTGGAATTTGCCCGTAACGTCTGCGGACTTGCCGACGCCCATAGCACGGAGTTTGCGGCGGCAAGCGCCCATCCGGTCATAGACATTATGCCGGAACAGGTCGCCGTTTATGAAAAAGGCGGCACCATGCGCTTAGGCGTCTATCCCTGCAAGGTTCTCGCCGACACGCTTTCCTTCGCCGCCTATAACGATGAAATAATCTACGAGCGGCACCGGCATAGGTATGAATTCAACAACGCGTTCCGCGACCTTCTGCTGGCGCACGGGCTGGTCATGGGCGGCGTTTCGCCCAACGGCCGTTTGGTGGAGATTGTCGAGCTGGCGCGGGACGCGCATCCTTGGTTTGTGGGGACGCAATTTCATCCCGAGTTCAAATCGCGCCCAACGAACACGCATCCGCTTTTCCGCGATTTTGTCGCGGCCGCGCTGCGCCATAACGAAAGCGGGGGATGATATGCGCAAATTATTGATGCTGATCGGCTTTGTTTCATTAATCAGCTTTTTGGCAAAACCGTTTTTTTCGGAGGGCACAGCGGCGGAAAACGGCAAGTATATAGCGGTGATCCGCATACAAGGGACGCTCTACGGCACGGCTGCGGACAGCATAACCGGCAGGCTCGGAGGGGCGGAGGAAATAATGCGCCAGATCATTGAAGCCGGAAAAGACCCTTCCGTGGCGGCAGTGCTTTTCCGTATTGACAGCCCGGGCGGAAGCGTAACGGCGGCGGAGGAAATTGCCCGGGAAATAAGCAAGCTCAAAGGCCGGGGAAAGCCAATCGTTACATCCATGGGCGACATTGCCGCTTCCGCCGGTTATTGGCTGGCAAGCTGCTCCGATTACATAGTCGCCAACTCTTCCACGCTGACCGGCAGCATCGGGGTGTATATCCCTTACACTAATTTTGAAGAACTCTACAAAAAAATAGGCATCTCCTCCGAACGCGTCAAAAGCGGCCGGCACAAGGACATGCTGGCGCCGGAGCGGCCGATGACGGACGAGGAACGGAGAATGCTCCAGGCTATGGTTGATGAAATGTACGCCGGGTTTGTCCGGCAGATAAGCGAAGGCCGCGGCCTGCCGGAAGACGAAGTCCGCGCCCTGGCGGACGGCCGGATATACACCGGCCACCAGGCCAAAGAGCTTCGCCTGGTGGATGAAATCGGCAATTATTACGATGCGCTTGCGATTGCGGCGCAGCGCGCCGGGCTGGAAGGCGAGCCCCGGGTCAAGACCTACGACCGCCCGATAAGCTGGCGGGACATACTGCAACTGGGTTTGTTGCGGGAAGCCGCCTTTTTTATGCGGGATTTGGCTTATGAATTCATGGCGGCAAAAGGCGCCGAGTCATAGCGCCAACGCGCCCAAGAGGGCCTCCGCCGGAGGCCCTCTATATTTTCGCGCCAAGTTTGGCGATGAGTTTTTTTTGCGCGTACAGGCGCTTTTGGGCGGCGGCTATTTGTTCCCGCACCCGGGCGGGCGAGGGGCCGCCATAAGAGGCGCGGTTTCGCACGCAGGTTTCCGGGCGGATAAAGTCGAAGAGGTCGCCGGCGAACAGCGGGGAAAAAGTTTGGTAGGTTTTCAGGTCAATGTCTTGCAGGGACTTGCCTTTTTGCAAGGCGCAGGCTACGCATTTGCCCACTATTTCATGCGCCCGGCGAAAGGGCAGGCCCTTTTTCACGAGGTAATCCGCCAGATCGGTCGCGTTGGAAAAATCCCGGCAGACAGCGTCCCGCATCGCTTTCTTGTTTACTTTCATTGTTTTGAGCATCCCCTGAAAAACGGCGAGGGTCAGCTTGACGGTGTCGGCCGCGTCAAAAAGCCCTTCTTTGTCTTCCTGCAGGTCTTTGTTGTAGGTCAGGGGCAGCCCTTTCAGCACAGTCAAAAGAGCCAGCAGATGCCCGTACACCCGCCCGGATTTGCCGCGCGCCAGTTCCGCGGCATCGGGGTTTTTCTTTTGCGGCATCATGGAAGAGCCAGTGCTGTAGGCGTCGTCAAGTTCGATATAGGAAAATTCCGCGCTCGACCAAAGGACTATCTCTTCGCCCAAGCGGCTCAGATGCGACATCAGAATGGACGCGAAAGCCAGAAATTCCAATATGTAGTCGCGGTCGCTGACCGCGTCCATGCTGTTGCCGTAAACGGCGGCAAAATTAAGTTCCTCCGCGACGGATTGCCGGTCGATCGGCAAAGTGGTGCCGGCCAGGGCGCCGGCCCCCAAAGGCATAATGTCCGCGCCCTCCCATACGCCTTGCAGTCGGCGCATGTCCCGGGCGAGCATGTTCAGGTAGGCCAGCAGGTGATGGGCGAAGGTAACGGGCTGCGCCCTTTGCAGATGGGTGTAACCGGGCATGATGGTTTCGGTGTGTTTGGCGGCGAGCGCGAGCAAGACCTTTTGCGCGTCCAAGATAAGCCGGGCGATTTCCACGATTTCCCGCTTGACATACATGTGCAGATCGAGCGCCACTTGGTCGTTGCGGCTGCGCGCGGTATGCAGCCGCGCGCCGGCTTCCCCGATCAGTTCCGTCAGGCGCTGCTCGATGTTCATGTGTATGTCTTCCAGTTTGACGGAAAAGACAAAATCGCCCCGCTCAATTTCGGCTTTTATGGTTTCAAGGCCCCCGGCGATGCTTTTGGCCTCGCCGTCCGTGATTATCCCGCAGCGCGCCAGCATGTTGGCGTGAGCCGCGCTGCCGCGTATGTCCTCGCGGTACAGCCGCCGGTCAAAGGCGATGGAGGCGTTAAATTCTTCCATGAGTTTGTCGGTCTCTTTAGCAAAACGGCCGCCCCAGAGTTTGGTCATAGGCCGCGCCCCTTTTTCAGCAAAGCCCGCACTTTGAGCGGCAGGCCGTAAAGGTTGATGAACCCTTCGGCGTCGGCCTGGTTGTATACTTCGTCGCGGCCGAAGGTTACAAATCCCTCGTGGTACAAAGAATAGGGCGATTGCGTACCGGCGCTTTGTATGCCGCCTTTGTACAGTTTGAGTTTTACGCGGCCGGTAACGGTTTTTTGCGTTTCGTCCACAAAAGCCGCCAGGGCTTCGCGCAGCGGCGCGTACCACATGCCGTCGTAGACCAGCTCGGCGTATTTTATCGCCACCAGTTGTTTGTAGTGCATGGTCGCCCGGTCAAGCGTCAGGGCCTCCAGTTCGTTATGGGCGTAATAGAGTATGGCGCCGCCCGGCGTTTCATATACTCCGCGCGATTTCATGCCGACCAGCCGGTTTTCCACCAGGTCGGCCACGCCGATGCCATGTTTGGCGCCAAGGGCGTTGAGCCCTTCCACCAAAGCCAGCCCGCTTGTTTTTTGGCCGTTCAGGGCCGACGGCACGCCTTCCGTAAAATCAATGGCAACATAGTCCGCTTTGTCCGGCGCTTTGTCCGGCGTATTGACGATAAGATAAAGGTCGTCCGGCGGCTCGTTGGCCGGATCTTCTAGGTCCGCGCCCTCATGGCTCAAATGCCAGAGGTTTCTGTCCATGCTGTAGGGGCGTTTTTTGGTAACAGGCACTTCTATGCCGTGTTTTTCCGCGTAATCGATGGCGTCCTCGCGCGAGCGGATGTCCCATTCGCGCCAAGGTGCGATGATTTTGAGCGTGGGCGCCAAAGCTTTTACCGTAAGCTCAAACCGCACTTGGTCGTTGCCTTTGCCGGTCGCGCCGTGGGCGACAGCGTCTGCCCCTTCTTTTTCGGCGATCTCGACCAGTTTTTTGGCAATGAGCGGCCGGGCGAAGGACGTCCCCAGCAGGTATTTTTTCTCATAAACCGCGCCCGCTTTCAATACAGGCCAGATGAAGCCCTCGACGAACTCGTTTTTCAGGTCTTCTATATAGCATTTGTCCGCGCCCGAGCGCAAAGCTTTTTCGTATACGGGGGCAAGTTCTTCTCCCTGGCCGAGATCCGCGCACATGGCGATGACCTGGCAGCGGTAGTTTTCTTTCAGCCACGGGATGATGACAGAGGTGTCAAGCCCCCCCGAATAGGCAAGAACTACTTTTTTTACGTCTTTTTTCATTGCGGCAACGCTCCTTGTTTTAAATAATGCGCCCCCTGCCCGAGCAACGCCGGCTTTTCACAAAACGGCATCGCTCATAAGCAGGGCCATGATCGCTTTTTGCACATGCAGCCGGTTTTCCGCCTGATCGAAGATCGCCGATTGCGGCCCTTCCATGACTTCGTCCGTGATCTCCTCCCCCCGGTGCGCCGGCAGGCAGTGCATGACTATCGCGTCCGGCTTGGCTGCTTGCAGCAGGTATTTGTTTATCTGGTAGTCGCTTAAAGATTCCTGCCGGATCGACTGTTCCTGCTCCATGCCCATGCTCGCCCATACGTCGGTGTAGAGGGCGTCGGCGTTTTCCGCGGCCTTCAGGGGATCTTCTTCCACTATGATCGAGCAGCCGGTTTCCGCGGCCATAGCCCGCGCCGCGCTCAAAACGCCGGCATCCGGCCAATAGCCCTTGGGGCTGGCGCAAACGAAGTCAACGCCGGTTTTGGCGCAGCCCAGCATGAGTGAATGGGCCATGTTGTTGCCGTCGCCGACGTAGGTCATTTTGCGCCCTTTTATCGTGCCTTTGTATTCCATGAGCGTGAAAATGTCCGCCAGCGCCTGGCAGGGATGGAATTTGTCGGTAAGGCCGTTGATTACCGGCACGCTGGAATGCCCGGCCAGTTCTTCCACGATGTGGTGGCCGAAGGTCCTGATCATTACGCCGTCCACATAGCGCGACAGCACCCGCGCCGTATCGCGGATGTCTTCGCCCCTGCCCATCTGGGTGGCCGCTTCGTTCAAATATATGGGATGCCCGCCCAACTGCCAAAAGCCCACTTCAAAAGAAACGCGCGTGCGGGTGGACGCCTTGTGGAAAATCATGCCCAGCGTTTTGCCGGCGAGATATTTGTGCCATTCGCCGTTTTTCTGTTTCTTTTTTATTTTGCGCGCGACATCCATTATGGTAGCTACTTCGCCTACGGACAGATCGCCGATCGTAAGCAGGTTTTTGCCTCTGAGCGCCATAATTTATTTATTCCTTTTCCTGGTTGCCGGACGAGAGGACTTCATCGAGGACCGTAACGGCGAAATCTATTTCCTGTTCGTTCACGGTAAGCGGCGGGACAAACCGCAGCACTTTGCCGGCGGTACAGTTTAAAATGAGTCCTTTCGACAGGCAGGCTTCGACGACGGGTTTGCCCTCGCCATGAAGCTGCGCCCCTACCAGCAGCCCCTGCCCGCGTACGTCTTTGATCTGCTGCGGATGTTTTTCTTGCAGCGCGGCCAGCTTTTCTTTGAGGTAACGGCCCATTTTTGCCGCGTTGCCTACCAGTCCATCCCGCTCCATTATGTCCAGTACGGCATTGGCGGCCGCGCAGGCCAGCGCGCTGCCGCCGAAGGTGGAGCCGTGGTCGCCGGCGGAGAAGGCGCGCGCCACCCGCTCGGAGGCCAGGAAAGCGCCGATGGGGAACCCGCCGCCCAAACCTTTGCCGATGCTCATGACATCGGGCCTTATCCCCGTATGCTCAAAAGCGAACCATTTGCCGGTGCGGCCTATGCCCGTCTGAATTTCGTCAAAAAGCAAAAGCGCCCCGTGTTTGTCGCAAAGTTCCCTTGCCGCCGCCAGATAACCTGCCGGCGGCATGTTTACGCCGCCTTCGCCTTGAATCGGCTCCAGCAGGACG comes from the Acidaminococcales bacterium genome and includes:
- the argS gene encoding arginine--tRNA ligase; the encoded protein is MNIKETLAAAIEAACGRAISDGTLPAGKLPAAQLDVPPQKSFGDFATNFAMQAAKSLRVNPRALALAVEKNIECPLLDKIEIVNPGFMNFFLKKEWLYESLARIAAQGGDYGNLPKKSGEYIQVEFVSANPTGPLHIGHGRGAAVGSALVSLLRAAGYEVASEYYINDAGNQINNLAASVNARYLELLKVPCDFPEDGYHGADIVATAERIVKADGDKYLGLSTKDRIALFRAIALKEKIAILREDLEAFRVRFDSWFSEQTLHDGGAIEKCCADLSGRGYLYEKDGAKWLRSTSFGDDKDRVVIRENGAPTYLAADIAYHENKFSRGFTRLVNLWGADHHGYIKRMKAACAALGYDGGRLEVLILQMVSLFRDGELVKMSKRTGQSVTLNELVEEVGTDAARFFFVMRSIDSQLDFDINLAIEKAPENPVYYIQYAHARICSVFRQMAETGAVLGEAADLSLLREECELELIRKLDAYAGEIESAAKDRAPHRIARFAHELTGLFHSFYQQCRILGVEENTQAARLTLARAVRDCLRHSLGLLGISAPEYM
- a CDS encoding aminotransferase class III-fold pyridoxal phosphate-dependent enzyme yields the protein VLLEPIQGEGGVNMPPAGYLAAARELCDKHGALLLFDEIQTGIGRTGKWFAFEHTGIRPDVMSIGKGLGGGFPIGAFLASERVARAFSAGDHGSTFGGSALACAAANAVLDIMERDGLVGNAAKMGRYLKEKLAALQEKHPQQIKDVRGQGLLVGAQLHGEGKPVVEACLSKGLILNCTAGKVLRFVPPLTVNEQEIDFAVTVLDEVLSSGNQEKE
- a CDS encoding argininosuccinate synthase, whose protein sequence is MKKDVKKVVLAYSGGLDTSVIIPWLKENYRCQVIAMCADLGQGEELAPVYEKALRSGADKCYIEDLKNEFVEGFIWPVLKAGAVYEKKYLLGTSFARPLIAKKLVEIAEKEGADAVAHGATGKGNDQVRFELTVKALAPTLKIIAPWREWDIRSREDAIDYAEKHGIEVPVTKKRPYSMDRNLWHLSHEGADLEDPANEPPDDLYLIVNTPDKAPDKADYVAIDFTEGVPSALNGQKTSGLALVEGLNALGAKHGIGVADLVENRLVGMKSRGVYETPGGAILYYAHNELEALTLDRATMHYKQLVAIKYAELVYDGMWYAPLREALAAFVDETQKTVTGRVKLKLYKGGIQSAGTQSPYSLYHEGFVTFGRDEVYNQADAEGFINLYGLPLKVRALLKKGRGL
- the argH gene encoding argininosuccinate lyase, coding for MTKLWGGRFAKETDKLMEEFNASIAFDRRLYREDIRGSAAHANMLARCGIITDGEAKSIAGGLETIKAEIERGDFVFSVKLEDIHMNIEQRLTELIGEAGARLHTARSRNDQVALDLHMYVKREIVEIARLILDAQKVLLALAAKHTETIMPGYTHLQRAQPVTFAHHLLAYLNMLARDMRRLQGVWEGADIMPLGAGALAGTTLPIDRQSVAEELNFAAVYGNSMDAVSDRDYILEFLAFASILMSHLSRLGEEIVLWSSAEFSYIELDDAYSTGSSMMPQKKNPDAAELARGKSGRVYGHLLALLTVLKGLPLTYNKDLQEDKEGLFDAADTVKLTLAVFQGMLKTMKVNKKAMRDAVCRDFSNATDLADYLVKKGLPFRRAHEIVGKCVACALQKGKSLQDIDLKTYQTFSPLFAGDLFDFIRPETCVRNRASYGGPSPARVREQIAAAQKRLYAQKKLIAKLGAKI
- the argF gene encoding ornithine carbamoyltransferase, with the protein product MALRGKNLLTIGDLSVGEVATIMDVARKIKKKQKNGEWHKYLAGKTLGMIFHKASTRTRVSFEVGFWQLGGHPIYLNEAATQMGRGEDIRDTARVLSRYVDGVMIRTFGHHIVEELAGHSSVPVINGLTDKFHPCQALADIFTLMEYKGTIKGRKMTYVGDGNNMAHSLMLGCAKTGVDFVCASPKGYWPDAGVLSAARAMAAETGCSIIVEEDPLKAAENADALYTDVWASMGMEQEQSIRQESLSDYQINKYLLQAAKPDAIVMHCLPAHRGEEITDEVMEGPQSAIFDQAENRLHVQKAIMALLMSDAVL
- a CDS encoding CTP synthase, which produces MAKYIFVTGGVVSSLGKGITAAALGRLLKSRGLKVTIQKFDPYINVDPGTMSPYQHGEVFVTDDGGETDLDLGHYERFIDVNLSKNSSVTTGKIYQSVINKERKGEYLGSTVQVIPHITNEIKERIYRVGREDNADIVITEIGGTVGDIESQPFLEAIRQIKKDLPKNDVLYIHVTLLPYIEAAGELKTKPTQHSVKELRGIGITPDIIVCRTKHRISDDMRDKLALFCDIDAEAVIHNYTAASIYQVPLMLEQQGMDRIVMEKLALPERPKDLSDWRAMVDKILNQRQERAATIAIVGKYVNLRDAYLSVSEALKHAGIHNGAAVNIRWINAEEIENAGANLSEALSGANGVLVPGGFGERGIEGKINAIRYARENKLPFFGLCLGMQCAVVEFARNVCGLADAHSTEFAAASAHPVIDIMPEQVAVYEKGGTMRLGVYPCKVLADTLSFAAYNDEIIYERHRHRYEFNNAFRDLLLAHGLVMGGVSPNGRLVEIVELARDAHPWFVGTQFHPEFKSRPTNTHPLFRDFVAAALRHNESGG
- the sppA gene encoding signal peptide peptidase SppA, which translates into the protein MRKLLMLIGFVSLISFLAKPFFSEGTAAENGKYIAVIRIQGTLYGTAADSITGRLGGAEEIMRQIIEAGKDPSVAAVLFRIDSPGGSVTAAEEIAREISKLKGRGKPIVTSMGDIAASAGYWLASCSDYIVANSSTLTGSIGVYIPYTNFEELYKKIGISSERVKSGRHKDMLAPERPMTDEERRMLQAMVDEMYAGFVRQISEGRGLPEDEVRALADGRIYTGHQAKELRLVDEIGNYYDALAIAAQRAGLEGEPRVKTYDRPISWRDILQLGLLREAAFFMRDLAYEFMAAKGAES